In Streptomyces sp. NBC_00414, a single window of DNA contains:
- a CDS encoding helix-turn-helix domain-containing protein, with protein MDEAIDRTLDAVGPRLKRLRLNRGVTLADLAAETGISTSTLSRLEAGLRRPTLEQLLPLARAHGVTIDELVDAPPTGDPRINLRPISGAGGAVVLPLTRRPGGIQAYKFVLPTGHDDAEPDLRTHEGYDWVYVLNGTLRLVLGEHDLILRSGEAAEFDTRTPHWFGATDAGPVEFLSLIGRQGERAHVRVAPKQAPAE; from the coding sequence ATGGATGAAGCGATCGACCGCACTCTGGACGCCGTCGGACCGAGGTTGAAGCGTCTTCGGCTGAACAGGGGTGTCACCCTCGCCGACCTCGCCGCGGAGACCGGCATCTCCACCAGCACTCTGTCCCGGCTGGAGGCGGGCCTGCGGCGCCCCACGCTGGAGCAGCTGCTTCCGCTCGCTCGCGCCCATGGGGTCACGATCGACGAGCTCGTCGATGCGCCGCCCACGGGCGACCCGCGTATCAATCTGCGTCCCATCTCCGGCGCCGGCGGCGCGGTCGTCCTGCCGCTGACCCGCAGGCCCGGCGGGATCCAGGCCTACAAGTTCGTCCTCCCGACCGGGCACGACGACGCCGAACCCGACCTGCGCACCCACGAGGGCTACGACTGGGTCTATGTCCTCAACGGAACGCTCCGCCTCGTCCTCGGGGAGCACGACCTCATCCTCAGGTCCGGGGAGGCGGCGGAGTTCGACACGCGCACCCCGCACTGGTTCGGGGCCACCGACGCCGGCCCCGTCGAGTTCCTGAGTCTCATCGGGAGACAGGGCGAACGCGCACACGTCCGTGTGGCACCGAAACAGGCCCCGGCGGAGTAG
- a CDS encoding class I SAM-dependent methyltransferase translates to MVTHGFDKEFWERHWRQGPAGGPASMGGNPPNPYLVGEAGGLTPGRALDAGCGSGAEAIWLASRGWHVTAADISSEALARAAERAASSGASESLRWVEADLGVWSPDTRFDLVTTHYAHPAMPQLDFYDRIAGWVAPGGTLLIVGHLHTSGSTGHGHHQPAEASTTSAAVTARLDSAEWEIVTAEERVRTLTGHGGRTTPLDDVVVRATRRP, encoded by the coding sequence GTGGTGACGCACGGATTCGACAAGGAATTCTGGGAACGGCACTGGCGACAGGGGCCGGCCGGCGGTCCCGCGTCCATGGGCGGCAACCCGCCGAACCCGTACCTCGTCGGTGAGGCCGGTGGCCTGACGCCGGGCAGGGCCCTGGACGCGGGATGCGGCAGTGGCGCCGAGGCGATCTGGCTCGCCTCCCGCGGCTGGCACGTCACCGCGGCCGACATCTCGTCCGAGGCCCTGGCACGGGCGGCCGAGCGCGCGGCGTCGAGCGGTGCCTCCGAGAGTCTGCGGTGGGTCGAGGCGGATCTGGGCGTCTGGAGCCCGGACACGCGGTTCGACCTGGTCACGACCCACTACGCCCACCCGGCCATGCCTCAGCTGGACTTCTACGACCGTATCGCCGGATGGGTGGCCCCCGGCGGCACACTCCTCATCGTGGGCCATCTGCACACCTCGGGCTCCACCGGCCACGGACACCACCAGCCTGCCGAGGCGTCGACCACCTCCGCGGCCGTCACCGCACGCCTGGACAGCGCGGAGTGGGAGATCGTCACCGCCGAAGAGCGCGTCCGCACGCTCACCGGCCACGGGGGCCGAACGACCCCCCTCGACGACGTCGTCGTACGCGCCACCCGCCGCCCTTGA